The Ancylothrix sp. D3o genome window below encodes:
- a CDS encoding SH3 domain-containing protein, whose protein sequence is MKIKPIVLATLTSLSLAASFPTRTFAQPLSGCTARLVSEDRDAQINVREGPGRQYRSPHYGVVGDEVIILQGGSREGFAIEEDRNSMLWVKVEFPNSGARGWVRRDFVSRISC, encoded by the coding sequence ATGAAAATTAAACCGATTGTGTTAGCGACGCTAACTAGCTTATCTTTAGCCGCCAGTTTTCCGACTCGGACTTTTGCTCAACCGCTTTCGGGTTGTACAGCCCGACTGGTTTCTGAGGATCGAGACGCACAAATTAACGTGCGGGAAGGCCCAGGAAGACAATATCGTTCTCCTCACTATGGTGTGGTGGGGGATGAGGTGATTATTTTACAAGGAGGCAGCCGAGAAGGTTTTGCGATAGAAGAAGATAGAAACAGTATGCTTTGGGTAAAAGTTGAGTTTCCTAATAGTGGCGCTAGAGGTTGGGTTCGCCGGGATTTTGTGAGCCGGATTTCTTGTTAA
- a CDS encoding radical SAM/SPASM domain-containing protein has translation MLETIRPRTLRLEASTHCQLKCPACETTQGITKEKLGSGFLKLEDFKKIVDENPWIAHIELSNWGEIFLNPDIIGIMEYAYEKNVALTASNGANLNTVKPAVLEAIVKYKFRHINCSIDGASQEIYQMYRVNGNFDRVIENVKTINQYKKEYGTEFPFLNWQFVIFGHNEHELETAQEMAQSLNMKFKPKLSWDEKISPVKNAELVKRITKLNAASRSEYYEKNETGYMQKPICGQLWTGPQINWDGRILGCCFNQWGDFGNAFESGLESGLNNEKINYARQMLLGKAEPQEGIPCTTCGHYKRMQEKENWLSESEVGQTKAPFYKKLAYRLGLGRLAIYITNHSRLGEKIFLKYFNPLTR, from the coding sequence ATGCTAGAAACCATACGTCCGAGAACTTTACGTTTAGAAGCTTCAACACACTGTCAGCTAAAATGTCCGGCTTGCGAAACCACGCAAGGTATTACGAAAGAAAAATTAGGCTCTGGCTTTTTAAAACTGGAAGACTTTAAAAAAATCGTTGATGAAAATCCCTGGATAGCGCATATAGAATTATCGAACTGGGGGGAAATTTTTTTAAATCCTGATATTATCGGCATTATGGAATATGCCTATGAAAAAAATGTGGCGCTGACTGCGAGCAATGGTGCTAACTTAAATACGGTAAAACCGGCAGTTTTGGAAGCAATTGTGAAATACAAGTTTCGCCACATCAATTGTTCGATTGATGGAGCCTCGCAAGAGATTTATCAAATGTACCGGGTGAATGGAAATTTTGATCGGGTGATTGAAAATGTGAAAACGATCAACCAGTATAAAAAAGAATACGGAACTGAATTTCCTTTTTTAAACTGGCAATTTGTGATTTTTGGCCACAATGAGCATGAATTAGAAACAGCGCAAGAAATGGCGCAAAGCTTGAATATGAAATTTAAACCCAAATTATCTTGGGATGAAAAAATATCGCCGGTAAAAAATGCTGAGTTGGTAAAACGAATCACCAAGTTAAATGCAGCCTCACGCAGTGAATATTACGAAAAAAACGAAACCGGCTATATGCAAAAACCAATTTGTGGTCAGCTTTGGACCGGCCCCCAAATCAACTGGGACGGACGGATTTTAGGCTGTTGCTTCAATCAATGGGGTGATTTTGGCAATGCTTTTGAATCGGGGCTTGAGTCGGGTTTAAATAATGAAAAAATTAACTATGCTCGACAAATGCTTTTAGGGAAAGCAGAACCACAAGAAGGAATTCCTTGCACGACTTGCGGACATTATAAAAGAATGCAAGAAAAGGAAAATTGGTTAAGTGAAAGCGAAGTTGGACAAACCAAGGCACCGTTTTATAAAAAATTGGCGTACCGTTTGGGATTGGGAAGATTGGCAATTTATATAACAAATCATTCACGTTTGGGAGAAAAGATATTTCTGAAATATTTTAATCCTCTGACAAGGTAA
- a CDS encoding CFI-box-CTERM domain-containing protein — MTILEEYQHNLNTYLAQADNNRENKNYPLALQQYAKAIENFYKSLQLIETPGSGFYVDRYSYSQQKKISAIFYMAGIIQKVVFSYLEMEDHSEALFFNQKLYILVATIVKSEDDLNVQQIQSYQKLLENINMVDVIANHSLRDKAVEAQNQSNNNCDETFKNLSLNFDNFCSLNVYRFFSESSSSNRYSTSTDVSSLSSEGSTSSSSCFIATAAYSTSTHPDLDTFRSFRDEKLLPHPLGKNLVTLYYKTGPTIAKYIEKQPAIKQKLKHHLANLANWMRHKKITSR, encoded by the coding sequence ATGACAATTCTTGAAGAGTATCAGCATAACTTGAACACTTACTTGGCGCAAGCAGACAATAACAGGGAAAATAAAAACTATCCCCTAGCGCTTCAACAATATGCTAAAGCTATAGAAAATTTTTATAAGTCTCTCCAGTTAATAGAAACGCCAGGTTCTGGATTCTATGTGGATAGGTATTCTTACAGCCAACAAAAAAAAATATCAGCTATTTTCTACATGGCTGGGATCATTCAAAAAGTAGTTTTTTCTTATCTTGAGATGGAAGACCATAGCGAAGCATTATTTTTTAATCAAAAATTATATATTTTGGTGGCCACGATAGTGAAGAGCGAAGATGACTTAAATGTACAACAAATACAAAGTTATCAAAAATTATTGGAAAATATTAATATGGTAGATGTTATAGCAAATCACAGCTTACGAGATAAAGCAGTAGAAGCGCAAAATCAATCTAATAATAATTGTGATGAAACTTTTAAAAACCTAAGCTTGAATTTTGACAATTTTTGTTCACTCAATGTATATCGTTTCTTTTCAGAAAGTAGCAGCAGTAATAGATACTCCACCTCCACAGATGTATCTAGTTTGAGTTCAGAAGGTAGCACTAGCAGTAGTTCATGCTTCATCGCCACAGCAGCCTACTCAACCTCAACACACCCTGACCTCGACACATTCCGCAGTTTTCGAGATGAAAAACTCCTACCTCATCCCCTCGGCAAAAACCTAGTTACACTCTACTACAAAACCGGCCCCACAATTGCCAAATACATCGAAAAACAACCGGCCATCAAACAAAAATTAAAACACCACCTCGCAAATTTAGCAAACTGGATGCGCCACAAAAAAATAACCAGCAGATAG
- a CDS encoding ankyrin repeat domain-containing protein: MSQLIEAAKTGNLSAVETLLQGGANVSEQNADGLNALTAAAEAGHLDILKILIEAGADVNSADSDGWTALMGAAFAGHLDIVKQLLEAGAEINTQTSFGSTALISAAAAGHPEVVQILLEKGADLDTKDNTTKTALVWAAQEGHQKVVEILKQMRRQKSS, translated from the coding sequence ATGAGCCAATTAATTGAAGCAGCAAAAACCGGCAATCTTTCCGCAGTTGAAACCTTATTGCAAGGCGGAGCCAATGTCAGCGAACAAAACGCAGACGGCTTAAACGCCCTAACCGCCGCCGCCGAAGCCGGCCATCTGGATATCCTTAAAATCTTAATTGAGGCCGGTGCAGACGTTAACAGCGCCGACTCCGACGGCTGGACAGCCTTAATGGGAGCAGCCTTTGCCGGCCATCTTGACATCGTAAAACAATTATTAGAAGCCGGTGCCGAAATCAACACCCAAACCAGCTTTGGCTCCACCGCCCTCATCAGTGCCGCCGCCGCCGGCCATCCCGAAGTAGTGCAAATATTACTCGAAAAAGGCGCCGACTTAGACACCAAAGACAACACCACAAAAACCGCCCTTGTTTGGGCCGCACAAGAAGGCCATCAAAAAGTTGTAGAAATTTTAAAACAAATGCGGAGACAAAAGTCAAGTTAA
- a CDS encoding magnesium chelatase subunit H yields MFTHVKPTIRHIAPENINGRSLLKVVYVVLEAQYQSALSAAVRSINANNPNLAIEISGYLIEELRSPENLEDFKRDIAAANVFIASLIFIEDLAEKVVAAVEPHRDNLDVAVVFPSMPQVMRLNKMGSFSLAQLGQSKSAIAQFMRKRKEQSGGSFQDGMLKLLQTLPKVLKYLPIDKAQDARNFMLSFQYWLGGSSENLENFLLMLADKYVYKGQQTVKFQDPVTYPDMGIWHPLAPKMFEDVKEYLNWHNSRSDISADAKDPLAPSIGLVLQRTHLVTGDDAHYVAMVQELEAMGARVIPVFAGGLDFSKPVDAYFWDVAPKGVAPLPLVDGVVSLTGFALVGGPARQDHPKAIDSLKRLNRPYMVALPLVFQTTEEWENSDLGLHPIQVALQIAIPELDGAIEPIILSGRDGATGKAIALQDRIEAIAQRALKWANLRRKPKLDKKVAITVFSFPPDKGNVGTAAYLDVFGSIYKVLEALKGNGYDVPELPESAEALMQEVIHDAQAQYSSPELNIAYRMSVEEYEKLTPYAERLYENWGPPPGNLNSDGQNLLVFGKHFGNVFIGVQPTFGYEGDPMRLLFSRSASPHHGFAAYYTYLERIWGADAVLHFGTHGSLEFMPGKQMGMSGDCYPDNLIGNIPNLYYYAANNPSEATIAKRRSYAETISYLTPPAENAGLYKGLQELSELIGSYQTLKDSGRGIPIVNTIMDKCRLVNLDKDIALPEKDAVEMSSEERDNIVGIVYRKLMEIESRLLPCGLHVIGKPPTAEEAIATLVNIAALDRQEDELLALPRIIANSLGRDIEEIYQNSDKGILADVELLQNITLTTRAAVGALVKEQTDADGRVSLVSKLNFFNMGKKEPWITALHEAGYKKVDAEAIKPLFEYLEFCLQQVCADNELGAMLRALEGEYVLPGPGGDPIRNPDVLPTGKNIHALDPQSIPTAAAVKSAKIVVDRLLTRQRDENGGNYPETIACVLWGTDNIKTYGESLAQIMWMIGVKPVPDALGRVNKLELLSLEELGRPRIDVVINCSGVFRDLFINQMALLDKAVKMAAEADEPLEMNFIRKHAMKQAEEMGINLRQAATRVFSNASGSYSSNVNLAVENSTWEQESDLQDMYLARKGFAFSSDNPGTFEESRKLFESSLKTAEVTFQNLDSSEISLTDVSHYYDSDPTKLIATLRGDGKKPASYMADTTTANAQIRTLSETVRLDARTKLLNPKWYEGMLSHGYEGVRELSKRLVNTMGWSATAGAVDNWVYEDANDTFMKDEEMQKRLLNLNPHSFRKMVTTLLEANGRGYWETTDDNLDRLRQLYQEVEDKIEGIE; encoded by the coding sequence ATGTTCACTCACGTCAAGCCCACCATCCGACACATTGCGCCCGAAAACATCAACGGTCGATCTCTACTCAAGGTGGTCTATGTCGTGCTAGAAGCCCAGTATCAAAGCGCCCTATCCGCAGCAGTCCGCTCGATCAACGCCAACAACCCCAACCTAGCTATCGAAATATCTGGCTACCTGATCGAAGAACTGCGAAGCCCCGAAAACCTAGAGGACTTCAAGCGCGATATCGCCGCCGCCAACGTCTTCATAGCATCTCTAATTTTTATCGAAGACCTAGCCGAAAAAGTTGTGGCCGCCGTCGAACCCCATCGAGACAACCTTGATGTCGCCGTCGTCTTCCCCTCCATGCCACAAGTCATGCGCTTAAACAAAATGGGCAGCTTTTCCCTAGCGCAACTGGGCCAATCAAAAAGCGCCATTGCCCAATTCATGCGGAAGCGCAAAGAGCAGTCGGGCGGCTCCTTCCAAGACGGAATGCTGAAGCTGCTGCAAACCTTGCCCAAAGTCCTGAAATATCTACCCATCGATAAAGCCCAGGATGCCCGCAACTTCATGCTCAGTTTCCAGTATTGGCTAGGCGGTTCTTCCGAAAACCTGGAAAACTTCCTGCTGATGCTGGCCGATAAATACGTTTACAAAGGCCAACAAACCGTAAAGTTCCAAGATCCTGTCACCTATCCTGACATGGGCATCTGGCACCCCTTGGCCCCGAAAATGTTTGAAGACGTCAAAGAATACCTGAACTGGCACAACTCCCGCTCAGACATTTCTGCCGATGCCAAAGACCCGCTCGCTCCTTCGATTGGCCTTGTGCTGCAACGCACCCACCTAGTCACCGGCGACGATGCCCACTATGTGGCAATGGTACAAGAACTCGAAGCAATGGGAGCCAGAGTCATCCCCGTATTTGCCGGCGGTTTAGATTTTTCTAAGCCGGTTGATGCCTATTTCTGGGATGTCGCGCCAAAAGGCGTAGCCCCCTTGCCTCTTGTTGATGGCGTTGTCTCCCTGACCGGCTTTGCACTCGTAGGAGGGCCGGCCCGGCAAGACCATCCCAAAGCCATCGACTCCCTCAAACGCCTTAACCGGCCCTACATGGTAGCCCTTCCCCTCGTCTTCCAAACCACCGAAGAATGGGAAAACAGCGACCTCGGCTTACACCCGATCCAAGTTGCCCTCCAAATAGCCATTCCCGAACTTGACGGAGCCATCGAGCCGATCATTTTATCAGGACGTGACGGCGCCACCGGCAAAGCCATCGCCTTGCAAGATCGCATCGAAGCCATCGCTCAACGCGCCCTCAAATGGGCCAATTTGCGGCGCAAACCCAAATTAGATAAAAAAGTTGCCATCACCGTTTTTAGCTTCCCGCCAGACAAAGGCAACGTCGGAACCGCCGCCTACCTAGACGTTTTCGGCTCGATATACAAAGTGTTGGAAGCCCTCAAAGGCAACGGCTACGATGTCCCAGAGTTGCCAGAGTCCGCCGAAGCCTTGATGCAGGAAGTCATCCACGACGCCCAAGCGCAATACAGCAGCCCAGAGTTGAATATTGCCTACCGGATGAGCGTTGAGGAGTACGAAAAACTCACCCCCTACGCCGAACGCCTCTACGAAAACTGGGGGCCACCGCCGGGCAACCTCAACAGCGACGGGCAAAACTTGCTTGTCTTTGGCAAACACTTCGGCAATGTCTTTATCGGTGTCCAGCCAACCTTCGGCTACGAAGGCGATCCGATGCGCTTGTTGTTCTCGCGTTCTGCCAGTCCCCATCATGGCTTTGCAGCTTATTACACTTATTTAGAGCGCATTTGGGGTGCGGATGCAGTGTTACACTTTGGCACACACGGCTCACTCGAATTCATGCCTGGTAAACAAATGGGGATGTCTGGAGATTGCTACCCAGATAATTTGATCGGCAATATCCCTAACTTGTATTACTACGCAGCCAATAACCCAAGTGAGGCAACAATTGCTAAACGCCGTAGCTATGCGGAAACCATCAGCTATCTGACACCACCGGCAGAAAATGCAGGCTTATACAAAGGGTTGCAGGAGCTAAGTGAGTTAATTGGTTCCTATCAAACATTGAAAGATAGCGGGCGCGGCATTCCAATTGTGAACACAATTATGGATAAATGCCGGTTGGTGAATTTAGACAAAGATATCGCCTTGCCTGAAAAAGATGCCGTCGAAATGTCAAGCGAAGAACGCGATAATATCGTGGGCATTGTCTATCGCAAGTTGATGGAAATTGAATCTCGCTTGTTGCCTTGTGGGTTGCACGTTATTGGTAAACCACCAACAGCAGAAGAAGCTATTGCAACGCTGGTAAATATTGCAGCTTTAGACCGGCAAGAAGACGAACTTTTAGCGCTTCCTCGGATTATTGCCAACAGTTTAGGACGCGATATTGAGGAGATTTATCAAAACAGCGATAAAGGCATTCTTGCGGATGTAGAATTGCTGCAAAATATCACCCTGACAACTCGTGCGGCGGTGGGTGCTTTGGTGAAGGAACAAACCGATGCTGATGGGCGTGTTTCTTTGGTTTCTAAACTCAATTTCTTTAATATGGGTAAAAAGGAACCTTGGATTACTGCGCTCCATGAGGCCGGTTATAAAAAGGTGGATGCGGAAGCAATTAAGCCTTTGTTTGAGTATCTGGAATTCTGCTTGCAGCAGGTTTGTGCAGATAACGAATTAGGGGCTATGTTGCGGGCTTTAGAAGGTGAGTATGTTTTACCTGGGCCGGGTGGCGATCCAATTCGTAATCCTGATGTTTTGCCGACGGGTAAAAATATTCATGCTTTAGATCCGCAATCAATTCCGACGGCGGCGGCGGTGAAGTCTGCGAAGATTGTTGTAGACCGGCTTTTGACTCGCCAACGTGATGAGAATGGTGGGAATTATCCTGAGACAATTGCTTGCGTTTTGTGGGGTACGGATAATATCAAAACCTACGGAGAATCGCTTGCTCAAATTATGTGGATGATCGGTGTTAAGCCGGTGCCGGATGCTTTGGGACGGGTGAATAAGCTTGAGTTGCTTTCGTTGGAAGAATTAGGCCGGCCTCGCATTGATGTGGTGATTAATTGTTCGGGTGTTTTCCGCGATTTGTTTATCAATCAAATGGCTTTGTTAGATAAGGCTGTGAAGATGGCGGCGGAGGCGGATGAGCCTTTAGAAATGAACTTTATCCGTAAGCACGCTATGAAGCAGGCTGAGGAGATGGGGATTAATTTACGGCAAGCTGCAACGCGGGTATTTTCTAATGCGTCGGGTTCGTATTCTTCTAATGTGAATTTGGCGGTGGAAAATAGCACTTGGGAACAAGAGTCAGATTTACAGGATATGTATTTGGCTCGCAAGGGTTTTGCGTTTTCTTCTGATAATCCGGGGACATTTGAGGAAAGCCGCAAGTTGTTTGAATCAAGTTTGAAAACGGCTGAGGTGACGTTCCAGAATTTGGATTCTTCTGAGATTAGTTTGACGGATGTTTCCCATTATTATGATTCTGATCCTACGAAACTTATTGCGACTTTGCGTGGGGATGGGAAGAAGCCGGCGTCTTATATGGCGGATACAACAACTGCTAATGCTCAAATTCGGACGTTATCAGAAACGGTGCGTTTGGATGCGCGGACTAAGCTTTTGAATCCTAAGTGGTATGAGGGGATGTTGTCGCATGGTTATGAAGGTGTGCGGGAACTTTCTAAGCGCTTGGTGAATACGATGGGTTGGTCTGCGACTGCCGGTGCTGTTGATAATTGGGTGTATGAGGATGCGAATGATACGTTTATGAAGGATGAGGAGATGCAAAAGCGTCTTCTGAATTTGAATCCTCATTCTTTCCGCAAGATGGTGACGACTTTGTTGGAAGCAAATGGTCGTGGTTATTGGGAAACTACGGATGATAATTTAGACCGTTTGCGCCAGTTGTATCAAGAGGTTGAGGATAAGATTGAGGGGATTGAGTAA
- a CDS encoding Uma2 family endonuclease, producing the protein MTALTINFRPVIDLTDEQFFQLCQSHELIQFERNADGTLVLMPLVGGLTSIRNADLIGQLGEWNCQKNLGVGFGSSTGFTLPNGAVRSPDASWVECAKWDALTQEEKERFAPLCPDFVAELCSDSDCLIRLRNKMREYIENGASLGWLIDIENRCVEIYRPLFDVEVLENPSCVSGEPVLAGFVLNLERIW; encoded by the coding sequence ATGACGGCTTTAACGATTAATTTTAGGCCGGTTATTGATTTAACTGATGAGCAGTTTTTCCAGCTTTGTCAGAGTCACGAATTAATCCAATTTGAGCGAAATGCGGACGGAACATTGGTGCTGATGCCCCTTGTTGGGGGGTTAACTAGCATTCGCAATGCTGATTTAATCGGTCAATTAGGGGAGTGGAATTGTCAAAAAAATCTAGGTGTTGGATTTGGTTCTTCGACAGGTTTTACTTTGCCAAATGGGGCTGTTAGATCGCCTGATGCTTCTTGGGTAGAGTGCGCTAAATGGGATGCTTTAACTCAGGAAGAAAAGGAGAGATTTGCTCCTCTTTGTCCTGATTTTGTAGCGGAATTGTGTTCTGATAGCGATTGTTTGATAAGGCTGCGAAATAAAATGCGAGAATATATAGAGAATGGGGCTTCTTTGGGTTGGTTAATTGATATAGAAAATCGCTGTGTGGAAATTTACCGGCCCCTTTTTGATGTGGAAGTTTTGGAAAATCCAAGTTGTGTTTCTGGGGAGCCAGTTTTGGCCGGTTTTGTTTTGAATTTAGAGAGAATTTGGTAG
- a CDS encoding type II toxin-antitoxin system RelE/ParE family toxin, which produces MVIKSKYLLQTHKLVETEDLSQLPTELRQDYEAIYKPILKADPYNCGGFTTNQKKGKLTGYWALEIDWGGISYRLIYRIYESPSPRRVFVVSFGEHDPAYDNAKERIGK; this is translated from the coding sequence GTGGTTATCAAATCCAAGTATCTTTTACAGACTCATAAGCTAGTAGAAACTGAAGATTTATCTCAGCTTCCTACTGAGTTGAGACAAGATTATGAGGCTATCTATAAGCCAATTTTAAAGGCAGATCCCTATAATTGTGGTGGATTTACCACAAATCAGAAAAAGGGGAAATTAACAGGTTATTGGGCGTTAGAGATAGACTGGGGCGGAATTTCCTACCGCCTCATTTACCGCATTTATGAATCTCCGTCACCTAGACGGGTGTTTGTTGTGAGCTTTGGGGAACATGATCCAGCTTATGATAATGCTAAGGAAAGAATAGGGAAATAA
- a CDS encoding ATP-binding protein, which translates to MDITEVLNLADALMFMKTGKHLDHLQKAVIEGTFEGKTYQEIADETYQSEGHVRNTGSELWKLLSEELGEEINKSNFKTIIKKVEFNHNTGHVTVNTLNFWTETKLTPTGTHPSQKKPTEQHLNLNDAPEILSFYGRENELITLQNWILEKHSRLIAILGMRGIGKTTLAIQLIEQIKPQFDYIIYRSLRFSSTPETTLTNLLQIFSPPEIPNNIETQLSQLLDYLRKYRCLIILDDVQMLFTAAQPAGNYKTGLENYQRFFQLIAEVSHNSCLLLISSEKPREITNFEKENKPCQALVLGSLGIAAKEILKEQNLTDEESWESLINIYQGNPLWLQQTGTLIKELCGGRLGEFLQFEMPVICESLTAILDDAFQR; encoded by the coding sequence ATGGACATCACCGAAGTGCTAAACCTCGCAGATGCACTAATGTTTATGAAAACCGGCAAGCACTTAGACCATCTACAAAAAGCCGTAATTGAGGGAACATTTGAAGGCAAAACCTATCAAGAAATCGCCGACGAAACTTATCAAAGTGAAGGTCATGTAAGGAACACCGGCTCAGAACTCTGGAAACTCCTATCAGAAGAATTAGGAGAAGAAATTAATAAATCAAATTTTAAAACAATCATTAAAAAAGTGGAATTTAACCATAACACCGGTCATGTAACAGTTAATACTCTCAATTTCTGGACTGAAACTAAACTAACACCCACCGGCACCCATCCATCCCAAAAAAAACCAACCGAACAACATCTAAACCTCAACGACGCACCGGAAATATTATCCTTTTACGGACGCGAAAACGAACTCATCACCCTACAAAACTGGATACTCGAAAAACACAGCCGGCTGATTGCAATATTAGGAATGAGGGGAATTGGAAAAACCACCCTCGCCATTCAACTCATCGAACAAATAAAACCCCAATTTGACTACATCATTTATCGTAGTCTGCGCTTTTCTTCCACCCCAGAAACAACCCTCACCAACCTCCTGCAAATCTTCTCTCCTCCAGAAATTCCTAACAACATCGAAACCCAACTTTCCCAACTCCTCGATTACCTCCGCAAATATCGCTGTTTGATTATTCTTGATGATGTGCAAATGCTATTCACCGCTGCACAACCGGCAGGAAACTATAAAACCGGCCTCGAAAATTATCAACGATTCTTTCAACTCATCGCCGAGGTTTCCCACAACAGTTGTCTGCTGTTAATTAGTTCCGAAAAACCGCGAGAAATTACCAATTTTGAAAAAGAAAATAAACCTTGTCAGGCTTTAGTTTTAGGCAGTTTAGGAATTGCAGCTAAAGAAATTTTAAAAGAACAAAATTTAACCGATGAAGAAAGCTGGGAAAGTTTAATTAATATTTATCAAGGAAACCCCCTTTGGTTACAGCAAACCGGCACCCTCATCAAAGAATTATGCGGCGGTAGATTAGGAGAGTTTTTGCAATTTGAAATGCCGGTTATTTGTGAATCTTTGACAGCAATTTTAGATGATGCTTTTCAGCGTTGA